From a region of the Constantimarinum furrinae genome:
- a CDS encoding nuclear transport factor 2 family protein produces MKFIPVLFAVFFTISAMSQDSFTEKNAQQVVDTFFDGFHKGDSLIMKSVMADKLIMQTAFTDGEGVERVTTSEASNLLNAIANRPADQQWEERLLGYTVQIDGNLAHVWTPYQFWFNDTFSHCGANAFTLAKTSEGWKIIHLIDSRRKAGCNE; encoded by the coding sequence ATGAAGTTTATTCCGGTTTTATTCGCAGTGTTTTTTACTATAAGCGCAATGTCGCAGGATTCTTTTACTGAAAAGAATGCCCAACAAGTGGTTGATACATTCTTTGACGGATTTCACAAGGGAGATTCCTTGATAATGAAAAGTGTTATGGCCGATAAATTGATCATGCAAACCGCTTTTACCGACGGTGAAGGGGTTGAGCGCGTTACTACTTCGGAAGCCTCTAACTTACTGAATGCCATCGCCAATCGTCCGGCAGATCAACAATGGGAGGAACGCTTGTTGGGGTATACAGTTCAAATAGACGGCAATCTTGCTCATGTCTGGACACCTTACCAGTTCTGGTTCAACGATACATTTAGTCATTGTGGAGCAAATGCGTTTACGCTGGCAAAAACATCTGAAGGCTGGAAGATCATACACCTCATTGATTCCCGACGAAAGGCAGGGTGTAATGAATAA
- the panB gene encoding 3-methyl-2-oxobutanoate hydroxymethyltransferase — MSVAKKEYKRITTKTLVDMKNKGEKISMLTAYDYTMAKIVDGAGIDVILVGDSASNVMAGHETTLPITLDQMIYHAASVVRAIERSLVVVDLPFGSYQSDPKEALRSAIRIMKESGAHAVKLEGGKEIKESIKRILNAGIPVMGHLGLTPQSIYKFGTYTVRAKEEEEAQKLKDDALLLERAGCFAIVLEKVPAKLAKEVAESLTIPIIGIGAGNGVDGQVLVTHDMIGMTYEFNPRFLRRYLDLYTEMTSAFSEYSRDVKSGDFPSDKEQY; from the coding sequence ATGAGCGTAGCTAAAAAAGAATACAAGCGTATCACCACCAAAACCCTGGTGGATATGAAAAATAAAGGCGAGAAGATCTCAATGCTTACTGCCTACGACTATACCATGGCTAAAATTGTTGATGGTGCAGGGATTGATGTGATCCTCGTAGGGGATTCGGCTTCCAATGTCATGGCCGGTCATGAGACTACCCTTCCTATCACCCTCGATCAAATGATATATCACGCTGCCTCTGTAGTACGTGCCATAGAACGCAGTCTGGTTGTGGTCGATCTTCCCTTCGGAAGCTACCAAAGTGACCCAAAGGAGGCATTGCGGTCGGCCATTAGAATTATGAAAGAAAGCGGTGCTCATGCCGTAAAACTGGAAGGCGGAAAAGAGATCAAAGAATCGATAAAACGAATTCTAAATGCCGGAATACCGGTTATGGGACATTTAGGATTAACGCCACAATCCATCTATAAATTTGGCACCTATACGGTAAGGGCTAAGGAAGAAGAGGAAGCACAGAAATTAAAGGACGATGCCTTGTTGCTTGAGCGGGCGGGCTGTTTTGCCATTGTGCTCGAAAAAGTTCCTGCCAAACTTGCCAAAGAAGTAGCCGAAAGCCTAACGATCCCCATTATTGGGATAGGTGCCGGTAATGGTGTTGATGGTCAGGTGCTCGTGACCCACGATATGATAGGAATGACCTACGAATTTAATCCGAGATTCTTAAGACGGTATCTGGATTTGTACACCGAGATGACTTCAGCCTTTAGCGAGTACAGCCGGGATGTAAAAAGTGGTGATTTTCCGAGCGATAAGGAGCAGTACTAA
- a CDS encoding RluA family pseudouridine synthase — translation MQQSNIHSTPKNLQVLFEDNHLLIVNKRPGDIVQGDKTGDTPLSEVVKQYIAEKYNKPGAVFLGVVHRLDRPTSGIVVFARTSKALSRLNKMFSERETEKTYWAIVKNDPPKPSDRLVHYLKRNPKQNKSYAHSNEVPESKKAILSYSVAKKLDRYTLLEIDLETGRHHQIRSQLSAIGCPIKGDLKYDFDRSNKDGSIHLHARKLSLMHPVKKEPLTVIAPPPKDVLWDLCV, via the coding sequence ATTCAACAATCCAATATACATAGCACTCCTAAAAACCTTCAGGTCCTTTTTGAAGACAATCATTTGTTGATCGTTAACAAAAGACCCGGTGATATTGTACAGGGGGATAAGACCGGAGATACACCTCTTTCGGAAGTCGTAAAACAATATATTGCAGAAAAATACAACAAACCGGGTGCGGTATTTTTGGGAGTCGTACACAGATTAGACCGTCCTACCAGTGGGATCGTAGTTTTTGCCCGGACGTCCAAGGCTTTAAGCCGACTCAATAAGATGTTTTCTGAACGGGAAACTGAAAAAACCTATTGGGCCATCGTCAAGAATGATCCGCCCAAACCTTCAGATCGTCTGGTACATTATCTGAAAAGAAATCCCAAGCAAAATAAATCCTACGCCCATAGCAATGAAGTTCCCGAAAGCAAGAAAGCGATCCTAAGTTATTCCGTAGCGAAAAAATTAGACCGATATACCTTACTGGAGATCGATCTGGAAACGGGAAGACACCACCAGATACGTTCGCAACTTTCGGCCATTGGATGTCCTATAAAAGGGGATCTTAAATACGATTTTGACCGTAGTAATAAAGACGGAAGCATTCATCTACATGCCAGAAAATTAAGTTTGATGCACCCCGTAAAGAAAGAACCGTTAACTGTAATTGCCCCTCCGCCAAAGGACGTGCTTTGGGACCTATGTGTTTAG
- a CDS encoding response regulator transcription factor, with amino-acid sequence MNSDTEHSIVIVDDHLLFAGSLEKLVNSFEGFKVLFQAKNGRDLQTKLIAEEELPKIILLDINMPVMDGFETAKWLSKNHSEIKVLALSMDDDETTILKMLKAGAKGYLLKDIHPDMLKEALNEVIDKGYYHSQKVAATLLHSLRSGKKEKEIEFKENELTFLQLACSEMTYKEIAGVMNLSPKTIDGYRQDLFNKLNIKNRVGLVIYALKNDIIKLNT; translated from the coding sequence ATGAATAGTGATACCGAACATTCGATCGTAATTGTTGATGATCATTTACTTTTTGCCGGTTCATTAGAAAAGCTGGTTAATTCATTTGAAGGATTCAAAGTATTATTTCAAGCAAAGAACGGCCGCGATCTTCAAACCAAGCTCATTGCGGAAGAGGAACTTCCGAAAATTATTCTTTTAGACATAAATATGCCCGTTATGGACGGGTTCGAAACTGCTAAATGGCTTTCAAAAAACCATTCGGAAATCAAAGTACTTGCGCTTTCTATGGATGATGATGAAACTACCATTTTAAAAATGCTGAAAGCCGGGGCCAAGGGGTATTTACTCAAAGATATTCATCCCGATATGCTGAAGGAGGCGCTCAATGAAGTGATCGACAAGGGGTATTATCACTCACAAAAGGTCGCAGCAACCTTATTGCATTCCCTTCGTTCGGGAAAGAAGGAGAAGGAAATTGAATTTAAAGAGAATGAACTCACCTTCCTCCAACTGGCCTGTAGTGAAATGACTTATAAGGAGATCGCAGGGGTTATGAACCTGAGTCCGAAGACCATTGACGGCTACCGACAGGATCTTTTTAACAAACTGAACATCAAAAATCGGGTGGGGCTTGTGATCTACGCGCTTAAAAACGATATCATTAAACTAAACACATAG
- a CDS encoding sensor histidine kinase — protein sequence MLGKEDVQLIIYFVTIIFILVSFVVIFFIAFQKRKNKFLLDRLEAEKKFERELTNAQLEIQEQTLKNIAWELHDNVGQLLSVANLQLNLLTGAAPNELKGQITETKELVTESVNEIRNLSKILNTDVVKRNGLVESLRVELERFNRLNFLEAKLSVEGEQVPISSANEIIIFRILQEFISNVIKHAKANNLFVLLNYGKNVLEITMQDDGEGFDTVVNTGNSGMQTMKGRAELLEAEFELISSVGEGTTLKLTYPLNRNE from the coding sequence ATGCTCGGAAAAGAAGATGTACAATTAATTATTTATTTTGTTACTATTATATTTATTCTGGTAAGTTTTGTTGTGATCTTTTTTATTGCCTTTCAGAAAAGAAAAAACAAATTTTTATTGGATCGGTTGGAGGCTGAAAAAAAGTTTGAACGCGAACTTACCAATGCGCAACTCGAGATTCAGGAGCAAACCCTAAAGAATATCGCATGGGAATTGCATGACAATGTAGGACAACTTTTGTCTGTGGCGAACTTACAACTGAACTTATTAACAGGTGCTGCTCCCAATGAATTAAAAGGGCAGATTACTGAAACCAAAGAACTGGTAACCGAATCTGTAAATGAGATCCGTAATCTTTCCAAAATCTTAAATACCGATGTTGTAAAAAGAAACGGACTCGTAGAATCGCTTCGGGTTGAGCTGGAACGCTTTAACCGACTCAATTTCCTAGAAGCTAAACTATCGGTAGAAGGGGAACAAGTGCCCATTTCCAGCGCTAATGAAATTATAATTTTCAGGATTCTTCAGGAGTTCATTTCAAATGTTATAAAACATGCCAAGGCAAATAATTTATTTGTACTTTTAAACTACGGAAAAAATGTGCTTGAAATCACGATGCAGGACGATGGTGAAGGATTCGATACCGTAGTGAACACAGGGAACTCAGGTATGCAAACCATGAAGGGTCGTGCCGAATTGCTTGAGGCCGAGTTTGAACTGATTTCAAGCGTAGGTGAAGGAACCACACTTAAACTTACTTATCCCCTAAATCGAAATGAATAG
- a CDS encoding 5-oxoprolinase subunit C family protein, whose amino-acid sequence MIKVLSSGLYSSIQDKGRWGHRKSGVPLSGVMDRVSAILANTLLGNDIYAPLMEITQTGPVLQFMEATQISITGAGFTPTLDNVEIPLNKRVRVDKDSTLKFGLPSYGVRGYLAIRGGFISENVLGSFSYYPSVTSRAKLHKGDILHFKELSSGNGKITASVKNNVSHFEDEILEVFKGPEFDDLSEEIQQTITSYKLKVLPQSNRMAYILEGLEGLSAKEIITAPVQPGTVQLTPSGQCAVLMRDAQTTGGYARILQLSESAISKMSQKSAGSTVRFKFID is encoded by the coding sequence ATGATTAAAGTGTTGTCATCGGGGTTGTATTCGAGCATTCAGGATAAGGGAAGATGGGGGCATCGAAAAAGCGGAGTGCCGTTAAGTGGTGTTATGGATAGAGTGAGTGCCATACTGGCAAATACGCTATTGGGAAATGATATCTATGCCCCTTTAATGGAAATTACGCAAACGGGACCTGTACTGCAGTTTATGGAAGCTACCCAGATCTCCATTACCGGTGCCGGATTTACCCCAACTCTCGATAACGTTGAAATACCGCTTAACAAAAGAGTTCGGGTGGACAAGGATTCAACTTTAAAATTTGGTCTTCCCAGTTATGGAGTGCGGGGGTATCTCGCAATACGCGGAGGATTTATTTCTGAGAATGTGCTTGGAAGTTTCAGTTACTATCCTTCCGTTACAAGTAGAGCAAAGCTACACAAAGGAGATATATTGCATTTTAAAGAACTTTCAAGCGGAAACGGAAAGATTACTGCTTCAGTAAAAAACAATGTAAGTCATTTTGAAGATGAAATTCTGGAAGTTTTTAAAGGACCCGAATTCGACGATCTTTCCGAAGAAATTCAGCAAACGATAACTTCTTATAAACTTAAAGTACTGCCGCAAAGCAATCGTATGGCATATATTCTGGAGGGACTGGAAGGATTGTCGGCAAAAGAGATCATCACCGCTCCGGTGCAACCCGGAACTGTGCAGTTAACACCTTCGGGCCAATGTGCTGTCTTGATGAGGGATGCGCAAACCACAGGGGGGTATGCAAGAATACTACAACTAAGTGAGTCGGCAATTAGTAAAATGAGTCAGAAGTCCGCAGGAAGCACCGTTAGGTTTAAGTTCATTGACTAA
- the pxpB gene encoding 5-oxoprolinase subunit PxpB — MKLFPKIKMFGAHSVLLSWESEINESTHALMLKWDRFLLHHYSEEIRETVITYTALAIYLHEFVEVYSFMDKLRSLQEISSTEIENGNDMIIQVPVCYAVEMAPDLKEVARKNKLTSKEVIALHSSPVYSVAFNGFLPGFPYLIGLPNQLITARKNTSRTHVEAGSVAIGGNQTGVYPTTSPGGWNVIGRSPLQFFNVNNDPPSLLTPGSKLRFYAITLQEFKRISKEIKEGVYHLKMEESYD, encoded by the coding sequence ATGAAACTTTTTCCTAAAATAAAGATGTTTGGAGCTCATTCAGTGTTACTGAGTTGGGAGTCTGAAATTAACGAAAGTACTCATGCACTTATGTTAAAGTGGGATCGTTTTCTATTGCACCATTATTCAGAAGAAATTCGGGAAACCGTGATTACATATACGGCTTTAGCGATCTATTTACACGAGTTCGTGGAGGTTTATTCGTTTATGGATAAACTAAGGTCATTACAAGAGATCTCCTCAACAGAAATAGAGAATGGTAACGATATGATCATACAGGTACCCGTTTGCTATGCTGTCGAAATGGCACCCGATCTTAAGGAGGTTGCTAGAAAAAATAAACTCACTTCCAAAGAAGTGATAGCCTTGCATTCGAGCCCTGTCTATAGCGTTGCATTTAATGGTTTCCTCCCCGGGTTTCCATATTTAATTGGGTTGCCCAACCAACTTATAACAGCCAGAAAAAACACCTCAAGAACACATGTTGAAGCAGGCTCGGTGGCCATTGGAGGGAATCAGACCGGTGTCTACCCAACCACATCCCCGGGAGGCTGGAATGTGATAGGGAGAAGTCCGTTGCAGTTTTTTAATGTAAACAATGACCCGCCTTCCTTGCTCACTCCGGGAAGTAAATTAAGGTTTTACGCGATTACGCTTCAGGAGTTTAAACGAATTTCGAAAGAAATTAAAGAGGGAGTGTACCATTTAAAAATGGAGGAAAGTTATGATTAA
- the pxpA gene encoding 5-oxoprolinase subunit PxpA — MVIEIDINADLGEGMGQDEALMPLISSCSIACGGHYGTDESMRRTVILAKKHKVKVGAHPSFPDRDNFGRKVMSLSKQELSEAVYYQLLHFYAVCETEGVTVNHIKLHGALYNYAAIDAPAADAVVEAIVETKIRPKLYLPYGSILHKKAENIIPLQFEAFIDRTYNNDLRLVSRSDPNATIETAEAAWKQLQGMIFKNEVTTSEGLQRNIVASTYCIHGDNPNALVILDHIHSQLHNAGIQLL; from the coding sequence ATGGTAATCGAAATTGACATAAACGCCGATCTGGGGGAAGGAATGGGGCAGGATGAAGCACTAATGCCTCTTATTTCCTCCTGTAGTATCGCCTGCGGGGGTCATTATGGTACCGATGAATCCATGCGCAGAACCGTGATCCTTGCAAAAAAGCACAAGGTGAAAGTGGGCGCGCATCCTTCTTTTCCCGATAGGGATAACTTCGGAAGAAAGGTCATGAGCCTATCCAAGCAAGAACTTTCTGAAGCTGTGTACTACCAGTTGCTTCATTTTTATGCCGTTTGCGAAACTGAAGGAGTCACTGTGAATCATATTAAATTGCACGGTGCACTTTATAATTATGCGGCCATAGATGCTCCTGCCGCTGATGCAGTAGTTGAAGCCATAGTGGAAACCAAAATACGTCCAAAACTATACCTGCCGTATGGATCAATATTACATAAGAAAGCTGAAAATATTATCCCATTGCAATTTGAAGCATTTATTGATCGTACTTATAATAACGATCTAAGGCTGGTTTCCAGAAGTGACCCTAATGCGACTATCGAAACAGCTGAAGCCGCCTGGAAGCAGCTACAAGGAATGATCTTTAAAAATGAGGTCACTACTTCAGAAGGCTTACAACGGAACATTGTTGCATCTACCTATTGTATTCATGGAGATAATCCTAATGCTTTAGTGATACTGGATCATATTCATTCACAACTTCATAATGCGGGAATACAACTTTTATGA
- a CDS encoding Nramp family divalent metal transporter — translation MNLFKNIGPGTLVTAAFIGPGTVTVCTLAGVEFGFTLLWAMVLSIIATIVLQEMAARLGLVSGTGLVETVKKEISSPALKYAALLLIFSAIFIGNAAYEAGNISGGVLGLETFVKTTTVDLGSLSVNYLSLVIGVLAFILLYTGSYKLIERSLIGLVLLMSVSFILTAILTQPDLISVVKGLFVPKFPEEGVLTVIGLIGTTVVPYNLFLHASLVKEKWKGVADLKKARTDLYVSIVLGGLVSISVIIAAAAIPKGAISSAADLALSMEPLFGNFAKYFLSAGLFAAGITSAITAPLAAAYVARGCFGWDSNLKSTRFRVAWGAVLLIGIVVSSIGLKPIEIIKFAQIANGILLPVITGFLLWIVNRKALLGNYKNSLLQNVIGSLIFLGTIVLGGRALIKVLEISW, via the coding sequence TTGAATCTTTTTAAAAATATCGGACCGGGAACTCTTGTCACAGCTGCATTTATTGGTCCGGGAACGGTAACAGTTTGTACGCTGGCTGGTGTAGAATTCGGTTTTACACTCCTATGGGCCATGGTACTCTCCATAATCGCAACCATCGTCCTTCAGGAAATGGCAGCAAGACTCGGATTAGTAAGTGGCACAGGTTTAGTTGAAACCGTAAAAAAGGAAATAAGCTCTCCTGCACTAAAATATGCAGCGCTGCTCTTAATATTTTCAGCCATATTCATTGGAAATGCGGCCTATGAGGCCGGGAATATAAGCGGAGGAGTATTAGGGCTTGAAACCTTTGTGAAGACTACCACCGTTGATCTTGGAAGCCTTTCGGTAAATTATTTAAGCCTCGTCATTGGAGTGCTGGCTTTTATATTACTCTATACTGGAAGTTATAAACTTATTGAACGCAGCTTAATTGGATTGGTCCTTTTGATGAGCGTATCCTTTATTTTAACTGCGATACTAACACAACCCGATCTTATTTCAGTTGTAAAAGGGTTGTTTGTTCCCAAATTTCCCGAAGAAGGAGTCCTAACGGTGATCGGACTCATAGGAACTACAGTAGTGCCATATAATCTGTTCCTCCATGCTTCTCTGGTTAAGGAGAAATGGAAGGGTGTGGCCGATCTTAAAAAGGCGCGAACAGACCTGTATGTTTCTATAGTGTTGGGCGGACTCGTTTCTATTTCAGTTATTATTGCAGCGGCCGCCATCCCAAAAGGAGCTATAAGTAGTGCTGCCGATCTTGCGTTGAGTATGGAACCTCTGTTCGGAAACTTTGCAAAATACTTTTTAAGCGCCGGTTTATTTGCTGCCGGAATTACTTCAGCGATTACTGCACCCTTAGCCGCAGCGTATGTTGCCAGAGGCTGTTTTGGATGGGATTCAAACCTGAAATCAACTCGTTTCCGGGTAGCATGGGGAGCCGTTTTGCTTATTGGAATTGTGGTGTCATCCATCGGATTGAAACCCATAGAGATCATAAAATTTGCACAGATCGCAAATGGAATATTATTACCGGTGATCACCGGATTCCTGCTTTGGATCGTAAACCGGAAAGCGTTGCTGGGTAACTATAAAAACTCCTTACTTCAAAATGTTATAGGTAGCCTCATCTTTTTAGGAACCATAGTCCTGGGAGGCAGAGCCCTAATTAAAGTATTGGAGATCTCATGGTAA
- a CDS encoding M16 family metallopeptidase has product MISKTFTKAAILALFTFAVISCGDKTKDKKEESAKLSLEFEKYELENGLDVVLHQDKSDPIVSLAIQYGVGSNREKTGRTGFAHLFEHMLFQESENVPQDQFFKKIQDAGGTLNGGTWKDGTIYYEVVPKNAMETVMWLESDRMGYLINTVTESAFYNQQEVVQNEKRQRVDNNPYGHVSWVLDKNLYPEGHPYNWQVIGELVDLQSATVEDVREFYDRFYGPNNATLVLAGDFEIDEAKAMIEKYFGEIKRRQEVPKLEPQPVTISETKRLFHEDNFASAPRLDMVWPTVEQYTEDAYALDFLAEIFSRGKKAPLYKILVKEKDLTARTVAYNNSQEIAGEFHIIITANSGVDLDQVEAGINEAFTLFETEGVTDRDVERIKAGLETDFYNGISSVLGKSFQLAQYNVFAGDPGFIEQDIENIKKVTKEDVMRVYEKYIKGKPFIMTSFVPKGELELIAENSTKAPVVEEEIKENVTKTIEESNEEIAKTPSKFDRSVEPEQGPAPKLNIPTSWTAELSNGMDVYGIEQNEIPTVNFSLVIEGGHLLDNKDKNGVANLMTDIMMEGTANKTPEQLEEEIEMLGASINMYTTNESIVIRGNTLTRNFDRTMKLIEEILLEPRWDEEEFARIKTKTINDIKRAESNPNAVANKVYNKILYGEDHIFSYPTSGTEASVNAITIGDLKEFYTKNFSPSVSTFHVVGKIDKETALNNLNGLEERWAAKEVIIPEYPIANNRDKASLYFVDIPNAKQSVINIGYIALPRTDKDFYPAEVMNYKLGGSFSGNVNLILREEKGYTYGARTNFSGSKIPGTFTASSSVRTNTTGESVQIFKDQIAEYKNGIAPEDLEFTKNALIKSNARRFETQFSLLGMLQEMSSYDLPADYIASEEDVIRGMTLEQHKALANKYLDESKMAYLVVGDAATQFAQFKKMDFDEVKLLNKDGEEVKLNDVKM; this is encoded by the coding sequence ATGATATCAAAAACCTTTACTAAAGCCGCAATACTGGCTTTATTTACCTTCGCTGTAATTTCTTGTGGCGATAAAACCAAAGACAAAAAAGAAGAAAGTGCTAAGCTTTCCTTAGAATTTGAAAAATACGAATTGGAAAATGGCCTTGATGTTGTACTGCATCAAGACAAAAGTGATCCAATAGTTTCTCTTGCCATTCAGTACGGGGTAGGGTCAAACCGTGAAAAGACCGGAAGAACCGGTTTTGCCCATTTATTTGAGCATATGTTGTTTCAGGAATCTGAAAATGTTCCGCAGGATCAGTTCTTTAAGAAGATCCAGGATGCAGGGGGTACGCTTAATGGAGGAACCTGGAAAGACGGTACTATTTACTATGAGGTAGTTCCAAAGAACGCCATGGAAACTGTTATGTGGTTAGAAAGTGATCGTATGGGATATCTTATCAATACCGTTACTGAATCTGCATTTTACAATCAGCAGGAAGTGGTTCAGAACGAAAAAAGACAACGTGTAGATAATAATCCTTACGGACATGTGAGTTGGGTACTTGACAAAAATTTGTATCCTGAAGGACATCCCTATAACTGGCAGGTAATTGGCGAATTAGTGGATCTGCAAAGTGCTACTGTAGAAGATGTGCGTGAGTTCTACGATCGTTTTTACGGACCAAACAACGCTACGTTGGTACTTGCGGGTGATTTCGAGATCGATGAGGCCAAAGCGATGATCGAAAAATATTTCGGTGAGATAAAGCGTCGTCAGGAAGTTCCGAAATTAGAACCACAACCTGTTACCATTTCTGAGACTAAAAGATTATTCCACGAAGATAATTTTGCCAGTGCACCGCGTCTTGATATGGTTTGGCCTACGGTTGAACAATATACTGAAGATGCCTATGCATTAGATTTTCTTGCTGAGATCTTTTCTCGCGGAAAAAAGGCACCCCTTTATAAGATCCTTGTAAAGGAAAAGGATCTTACTGCTAGAACAGTGGCTTACAATAATTCTCAGGAGATCGCCGGAGAATTTCATATTATCATTACGGCAAACAGCGGTGTAGACCTCGACCAGGTTGAAGCGGGTATCAACGAAGCGTTTACGCTTTTTGAAACAGAAGGAGTTACAGACCGCGATGTGGAGCGTATTAAGGCCGGACTGGAAACAGACTTTTACAATGGAATTAGCAGCGTGTTAGGTAAATCCTTCCAGTTGGCACAATATAACGTGTTTGCGGGTGATCCCGGGTTTATTGAGCAGGATATTGAAAATATTAAAAAGGTGACTAAGGAAGATGTGATGAGGGTATACGAAAAGTACATCAAAGGGAAACCTTTTATCATGACGAGCTTCGTACCGAAAGGGGAACTGGAACTCATCGCAGAAAACTCGACAAAAGCACCTGTTGTAGAGGAAGAGATCAAAGAAAATGTCACCAAGACTATCGAAGAATCGAATGAAGAGATCGCTAAGACACCTTCAAAATTCGATCGTTCTGTGGAGCCGGAACAAGGTCCAGCGCCAAAACTGAACATTCCAACCTCATGGACGGCCGAGCTTTCCAATGGGATGGATGTCTATGGTATTGAACAGAATGAAATCCCAACAGTGAACTTTAGTTTAGTTATAGAAGGAGGTCATTTATTGGATAATAAAGACAAAAATGGTGTGGCTAACCTGATGACCGATATTATGATGGAAGGTACAGCTAATAAGACCCCCGAGCAATTAGAAGAAGAGATCGAAATGCTTGGCGCGTCTATTAATATGTATACGACCAATGAATCGATCGTTATTCGTGGAAATACGTTGACCCGAAACTTCGACAGAACCATGAAGCTTATCGAAGAAATTCTCTTGGAGCCGCGATGGGATGAAGAAGAATTTGCTCGTATCAAGACCAAGACGATCAACGATATTAAGCGTGCCGAATCCAATCCGAATGCGGTTGCAAATAAGGTGTACAACAAGATTTTATACGGAGAAGACCATATATTCAGTTACCCAACCAGCGGTACAGAAGCCTCTGTTAATGCCATCACTATTGGGGATCTTAAGGAATTCTATACTAAGAACTTTTCACCCTCTGTAAGTACATTTCACGTAGTTGGTAAGATCGATAAAGAGACAGCACTTAACAACCTGAACGGTCTTGAGGAGCGATGGGCCGCCAAAGAGGTAATTATACCTGAGTATCCGATTGCCAATAATCGCGACAAGGCTTCCTTATACTTTGTAGATATCCCGAATGCAAAACAGTCAGTGATCAATATCGGATATATCGCATTACCGAGAACCGACAAGGATTTCTATCCTGCGGAAGTTATGAATTATAAATTAGGAGGATCATTTTCAGGAAATGTAAATCTTATTCTTCGTGAAGAGAAGGGGTATACCTATGGAGCACGAACTAATTTCTCCGGAAGTAAGATCCCGGGGACGTTTACCGCGTCTTCCAGTGTTAGAACTAATACCACCGGAGAATCGGTGCAGATCTTTAAGGATCAAATCGCTGAATATAAAAATGGCATAGCACCTGAAGACCTTGAGTTCACGAAGAACGCCTTAATTAAATCTAATGCACGTCGATTCGAAACACAGTTCTCTTTACTGGGTATGTTACAGGAAATGAGTAGTTACGATCTTCCGGCAGATTACATCGCCAGCGAAGAAGACGTGATTAGAGGTATGACATTGGAACAACATAAGGCACTCGCTAACAAATATCTGGATGAATCTAAAATGGCTTATCTGGTCGTTGGGGACGCCGCTACTCAATTTGCGCAATTCAAAAAGATGGATTTTGATGAGGTTAAACTTCTCAACAAAGATGGTGAAGAAGTGAAACTGAATGATGTTAAGATGTAA